In a single window of the Streptomyces sp. CGMCC 4.7035 genome:
- a CDS encoding cell division protein PerM, translating into MAVVTRWTHRRTPLSPLRTRLRDRAPGLGAGLLGGAVAAVLGLGLFALLVTVLWISSPYPDSGPDGALHLAAALWLLAHGVVLVRTETLSGVPAPVGVTPLLLALLPVWLLHRAGREATDGGSAEETGEDAPLVAAHTAFSGVVAGYLAVGAVAALYASVGALRPSWTWTAVCLPLVAVVSAGAGVWTAYGRSYGALPGRVRRALGPLSAGVRRVGGTGVLDGDGRAWVRVSVRAAAAGAAVLVGGGALLVGASLVWHEGAARASFLQLTEGWSGRVAVLLLAAALVPNAAVWGAAYGLGPGFVLGVGEVIGPLSTTRPATLLPPFPLLAAVPGPGGGPLRWAVGVVPVAAGVTVGWFVARAAAPGGRGRERERGRDVAWSAGRTAGAVVMAGVMCGVLLGGLAEAAGGALGVAELARFGPVGWQVGAAAVGWTVGVGVPMGVGARAWRSRSRSRLRMRMRLRGKSRPVVPATPVPAQTVPEPAVVVALAAGAGGEREGLWEDPDLKPYEALPSEETLFRPALWEEVPPEEPESRV; encoded by the coding sequence ATGGCGGTCGTGACCCGATGGACCCACCGCCGAACGCCGTTGTCCCCCCTGCGCACCCGGTTGCGCGACCGAGCGCCGGGGCTGGGCGCCGGCCTCCTGGGCGGCGCCGTCGCCGCGGTGCTGGGGCTCGGCCTGTTCGCCCTGCTCGTGACGGTGCTGTGGATCAGCTCGCCGTATCCCGACAGCGGCCCCGATGGCGCGCTGCACCTGGCGGCCGCGCTGTGGTTGCTGGCGCACGGTGTCGTGCTCGTCCGTACCGAGACGCTCTCCGGCGTGCCCGCGCCCGTCGGGGTCACGCCGCTGCTGCTGGCGCTGCTGCCGGTGTGGCTGCTGCACCGGGCGGGGCGGGAGGCAACGGACGGGGGGAGCGCGGAGGAGACAGGGGAAGACGCTCCGCTGGTCGCCGCGCACACGGCCTTCAGCGGGGTGGTGGCGGGCTATCTCGCAGTGGGCGCGGTCGCGGCGCTGTACGCCTCGGTCGGGGCGCTGCGACCGTCGTGGACGTGGACCGCGGTGTGCCTGCCGCTGGTCGCCGTCGTCTCGGCGGGGGCGGGGGTGTGGACGGCGTACGGGCGCTCCTACGGGGCCCTGCCGGGGCGGGTGCGCCGGGCGCTCGGACCGCTGTCCGCCGGAGTGCGGCGGGTGGGGGGCACCGGGGTGCTCGATGGTGACGGGCGGGCGTGGGTGCGGGTCTCCGTACGGGCCGCCGCGGCGGGCGCGGCCGTGCTCGTGGGCGGGGGTGCGCTGCTCGTGGGCGCGTCGCTGGTGTGGCACGAGGGGGCGGCGCGGGCGTCGTTCCTTCAGCTCACGGAGGGGTGGTCGGGGCGGGTGGCGGTGCTGCTGCTGGCGGCGGCGCTGGTGCCGAACGCGGCGGTGTGGGGGGCGGCGTACGGGCTCGGGCCCGGGTTCGTGCTGGGCGTGGGGGAGGTGATCGGGCCGTTGTCGACGACGCGGCCGGCGACGCTGCTGCCGCCGTTTCCGTTGCTGGCGGCGGTACCCGGGCCAGGGGGCGGGCCGCTGCGTTGGGCCGTCGGCGTGGTGCCGGTCGCGGCGGGGGTGACGGTGGGCTGGTTCGTGGCGCGGGCGGCGGCGCCGGGCGGGCGAGGGCGAGAGCGGGAGCGGGGGCGGGATGTGGCGTGGTCGGCCGGGCGGACGGCCGGGGCGGTGGTGATGGCGGGGGTGATGTGCGGGGTGCTGCTCGGGGGGCTCGCGGAGGCGGCGGGCGGGGCGCTCGGGGTGGCGGAGCTGGCGCGGTTCGGGCCGGTGGGGTGGCAGGTGGGGGCCGCGGCGGTGGGGTGGACGGTGGGGGTGGGGGTGCCGATGGGGGTGGGGGCGCGGGCCTGGAGGTCGCGGTCGCGGTCGCGGTTGCGCATGCGCATGCGGTTGCGGGGGAAGTCGCGGCCGGTTGTGCCGGCGACTCCGGTTCCGGCGCAAACGGTTCCGGAACCGGCGGTGGTGGTGGCGCTTGCTGCGGGTGCCGGCGGGGAGCGGGAGGGGCTGTGGGAGGACCCCGACCTCAAGCCGTACGAGGCACTGCCGTCCGAGGAGACCCTGTTCCGGCCGGCTCTGTGGGAGGAGGTGCCGCCGGAGGAGCCGGAGTCGCGGGTTTGA
- the purN gene encoding phosphoribosylglycinamide formyltransferase: MAESVAETVTESAAKRLVVLVSGSGTNLQALLDAIDETGVDAYGAEIVAVGADRGGIEGLARAERAGLPTFVCRVKDHDSREAWDAALTEAVAAYKPDLVVSAGFMKIVGKEFLARFGGRFVNTHPALLPSFPGAHGVRDALAYGAKVTGCTVHFVDDGVDTGPIIAQGVVEVRDEDDESALHERIKEVERRLLVEVVGRLARNGYRIEGRKVVIQ, encoded by the coding sequence GTGGCCGAGTCCGTGGCCGAGACCGTCACCGAGTCCGCGGCCAAGCGCCTGGTCGTCCTGGTCTCCGGGTCCGGCACCAATCTGCAGGCGCTCCTCGACGCCATCGACGAGACCGGAGTCGACGCCTATGGGGCCGAGATCGTCGCCGTCGGCGCCGACCGCGGCGGCATCGAGGGCCTGGCCCGCGCCGAGCGCGCCGGGCTGCCCACGTTCGTCTGCCGGGTCAAGGACCACGACAGCCGGGAGGCGTGGGACGCGGCCCTCACCGAGGCCGTCGCCGCGTACAAGCCCGATCTCGTGGTCTCGGCCGGGTTCATGAAGATCGTGGGGAAGGAGTTCCTCGCGCGGTTCGGCGGGCGGTTCGTCAACACCCATCCCGCTCTCCTGCCCAGTTTTCCCGGAGCCCACGGCGTGCGTGACGCGCTCGCGTACGGCGCCAAGGTCACCGGTTGCACCGTCCACTTCGTCGACGACGGCGTCGACACCGGACCGATCATCGCTCAGGGCGTGGTGGAGGTCCGGGACGAGGACGACGAGAGCGCTCTGCACGAGCGCATCAAGGAAGTCGAGCGAAGGCTGCTCGTCGAGGTCGTGGGGCGGCTCGCCCGCAACGGCTATCGCATTGAGGGACGAAAGGTAGTAATCCAGTGA
- the purH gene encoding bifunctional phosphoribosylaminoimidazolecarboxamide formyltransferase/IMP cyclohydrolase: MTADSTVTAGSTEGVESGKRPIRRALVSVYDKTGLEELARGLHEAGVELVSTGSTAARIAATGLPVTKVEELTGFPECLDGRVKTLHPKVHAGILADLRLDSHRQQLAELGVEPFDLVVVNLYPFRETVASGASPDECVEQIDIGGPSMVRAAAKNHPSVAVVTSPERYGDVLAAVRDGGFDLTVRKRLAAEAFQHTASYDVAVASWFASSYAPVDDSVFPDFLGATYERKNTLRYGENPHQPAALYVDGSSSGGGLAEAEQLHGKEMSYNNYTDTDAARRAAYDHDEPAVAIIKHANPCGIAIGADVAEAHRKAHACDPLSAFGGVIAVNRPVSKEMAEQVAEIFTEVIVAPDYEEGALEALAKKKNIRVLKAPNGPSNPAELKQIDGGALLQVTDRLQADGDDPANWTLASGEALDPDELRELAFAWKACRAVKSNAILLAKDGASVGVGMGQVNRVDSCKLAVERAGEERARGSYAASDAFFPFPDGPEILIAAGVKAIVQPGGSIRDEQVVEAAQKAGVTMYFTGTRHFFH; the protein is encoded by the coding sequence GTGACCGCGGACAGCACAGTCACGGCCGGGAGCACCGAGGGCGTCGAGAGCGGCAAGCGGCCCATCCGGCGCGCGCTCGTCAGCGTCTACGACAAGACCGGGCTCGAAGAGCTCGCCCGCGGGCTCCACGAGGCCGGTGTCGAGCTCGTCTCCACCGGCTCCACCGCCGCGAGGATCGCCGCCACCGGTCTGCCCGTCACCAAGGTCGAGGAGCTGACCGGCTTCCCCGAGTGCCTGGACGGCCGGGTCAAGACCCTGCACCCCAAGGTCCACGCGGGCATCCTCGCCGACCTGCGCCTCGACAGTCACCGGCAGCAGCTCGCCGAGCTGGGTGTGGAGCCGTTCGACCTCGTCGTCGTCAACCTCTACCCGTTCCGCGAGACCGTCGCCTCCGGGGCCTCCCCCGACGAGTGCGTCGAGCAGATCGACATCGGTGGTCCCTCGATGGTCCGGGCCGCCGCCAAGAACCACCCCTCGGTGGCCGTCGTGACCAGCCCGGAGCGGTACGGCGACGTCCTCGCCGCCGTGCGCGACGGCGGCTTCGACCTCACCGTCCGCAAGCGGCTCGCGGCGGAGGCCTTCCAGCACACCGCGTCCTACGACGTCGCCGTCGCCTCCTGGTTCGCGTCCTCGTACGCGCCGGTCGACGACTCTGTGTTCCCGGACTTCCTGGGCGCCACCTACGAGCGCAAGAACACCCTGCGCTACGGCGAGAACCCGCACCAGCCCGCCGCGCTCTACGTCGACGGCAGCAGCAGCGGCGGCGGCCTCGCCGAGGCCGAGCAGTTGCACGGCAAGGAGATGTCGTACAACAACTACACGGACACGGACGCCGCGCGTCGTGCCGCGTACGACCACGACGAGCCGGCCGTCGCGATCATCAAGCACGCCAACCCCTGCGGCATCGCGATCGGCGCGGACGTCGCCGAGGCGCACCGCAAGGCGCACGCCTGCGACCCGCTGTCCGCGTTCGGCGGAGTCATCGCCGTCAACCGGCCGGTGAGCAAGGAGATGGCCGAGCAGGTCGCCGAGATCTTCACCGAGGTCATCGTCGCGCCCGACTACGAGGAGGGCGCGCTGGAGGCCCTCGCCAAGAAGAAGAACATCCGGGTGCTGAAGGCCCCGAACGGCCCGTCGAACCCGGCCGAGCTCAAGCAGATCGACGGCGGCGCGCTCCTCCAGGTCACCGACCGCCTCCAGGCCGACGGCGACGACCCGGCCAACTGGACCCTCGCGTCGGGTGAGGCGCTCGACCCCGACGAGCTGCGTGAGCTCGCCTTCGCCTGGAAGGCCTGCCGCGCCGTCAAGTCCAACGCCATCCTGCTGGCCAAGGACGGCGCCTCGGTCGGCGTGGGCATGGGCCAGGTCAACCGCGTGGACTCCTGCAAGCTGGCCGTCGAGCGGGCGGGAGAGGAGCGGGCGCGCGGTTCGTACGCCGCCTCGGACGCCTTCTTCCCGTTCCCCGACGGGCCGGAGATCCTGATCGCCGCGGGCGTCAAGGCCATTGTCCAGCCCGGCGGTTCGATCCGTGACGAGCAGGTCGTGGAGGCCGCTCAGAAGGCGGGCGTGACCATGTACTTCACGGGCACGCGCCACTTCTTCCACTGA
- a CDS encoding bifunctional methylenetetrahydrofolate dehydrogenase/methenyltetrahydrofolate cyclohydrolase, which yields MTAQILDGKATAAAIKSDLTARVAALKERGVTPGLGTILVGDDPGSRKYVAGKHRDCAEVGIASIQRELPATATQEEIEAVVRELNEDPECTGYIVQLPLPKGIDENRILELMDPDKDADGLHPMNLGRLVLNEPAPLPCTPNGVLTLLRRYGVEIKGAEVVVVGRGVTIGRPMPLLLTRRSENATVTQCHTGTRDLSAHLRRADIIVAAAGSAHLIRAEDVKPGAAVLDVGVSRSAEGKIVGDVHPDVAEVAGWISPNPGGVGPMTRAQLLVNVVEAAERSVG from the coding sequence ATGACCGCCCAGATTCTCGATGGCAAGGCCACCGCAGCCGCGATCAAGTCCGATCTGACCGCCCGCGTGGCGGCGCTGAAGGAAAGGGGCGTCACGCCCGGCCTCGGCACGATCCTCGTCGGGGACGACCCCGGCAGCCGGAAGTACGTCGCGGGCAAGCACCGCGACTGCGCGGAGGTCGGCATCGCCTCCATCCAGCGCGAACTGCCCGCGACCGCCACACAGGAGGAGATCGAGGCGGTCGTCCGCGAGCTGAACGAGGACCCGGAGTGCACCGGTTACATCGTGCAGCTGCCGCTGCCCAAGGGCATCGACGAGAACCGGATCCTGGAGCTGATGGACCCGGACAAGGACGCGGACGGCCTGCACCCGATGAACCTCGGCCGCCTGGTCCTGAACGAGCCGGCGCCGCTGCCCTGCACCCCGAACGGCGTACTCACCCTCCTGCGCCGCTACGGCGTGGAGATCAAGGGTGCCGAGGTCGTGGTCGTCGGCCGCGGCGTGACCATCGGACGCCCGATGCCGCTGCTGCTGACCCGGCGCAGCGAGAACGCCACGGTCACCCAGTGCCACACGGGCACCCGGGACCTGTCGGCGCACCTGAGGCGGGCCGACATCATCGTCGCCGCGGCGGGCTCCGCTCACCTGATCCGGGCCGAGGACGTGAAGCCGGGCGCGGCCGTCCTCGACGTCGGCGTCTCACGCAGCGCCGAGGGCAAGATCGTCGGTGACGTTCACCCGGACGTCGCCGAGGTGGCCGGCTGGATCTCCCCGAACCCGGGCGGCGTGGGCCCGATGACCCGCGCCCAGCTGCTGGTCAACGTGGTCGAGGCGGCGGAGCGCAGTGTCGGCTGA
- a CDS encoding DUF3017 domain-containing protein, with protein sequence MREKGTARQRGTDTELTVQDAVSAPDAEGVPRRTTRRFPRITRDTARPEGGGRAAPGDAPAPARQWPILTVLAVVGLGLLVTALDAFRFGTILIGAALLGGAVMRWVLPDVGMLAVRSRFTDMVTYGVLGTAIVLLAVMAQPDPWLEIPFLDDTLHFTIRT encoded by the coding sequence ATCCGGGAGAAGGGCACCGCGCGGCAGCGGGGAACCGACACCGAGCTCACCGTGCAGGATGCCGTCAGCGCTCCCGATGCCGAAGGCGTGCCGAGGCGTACCACCCGGCGGTTTCCGCGGATCACGCGGGACACCGCACGCCCCGAGGGCGGCGGCCGGGCCGCGCCCGGTGACGCGCCGGCGCCGGCCCGCCAGTGGCCGATCCTCACCGTGCTGGCCGTCGTCGGCCTCGGGCTGCTGGTGACCGCGCTGGACGCGTTCCGCTTCGGCACGATCCTGATCGGTGCCGCACTGCTGGGCGGCGCCGTGATGCGCTGGGTGCTGCCCGACGTGGGCATGCTCGCGGTGCGCTCCCGCTTCACGGACATGGTCACGTACGGAGTCCTGGGCACCGCCATCGTGCTGCTGGCGGTGATGGCCCAGCCGGACCCCTGGCTGGAGATCCCGTTCCTGGACGACACGCTGCACTTCACCATCCGCACCTGA
- a CDS encoding helix-turn-helix domain-containing protein, protein MADRGMGEWAPLPEDLGREARALAEYCRLLKERTGLSLAALAERTHYSKSSWQRCLNGRQIPPRSALRSLAAAAEADPARLLGLREAVLRSGRLPPAPPQLRRPAGQRPHPLADRPPVDRPPVDRPPVDRSPVDRSPVDRSPVDRSPVDRPTQGRLPEDVVPVLSPSPEGVLTRRREQRDGEEFPAPAAPVASHAATVRRWRLVAAGLLVLLVAVTAVSAVLLSRQDTGCATVTTRP, encoded by the coding sequence GTGGCGGACCGGGGCATGGGGGAGTGGGCGCCGCTGCCGGAGGATCTGGGGCGGGAGGCCCGCGCGCTGGCCGAGTACTGCAGGCTGCTGAAGGAGCGTACGGGGCTGAGCCTGGCCGCCCTCGCGGAGCGGACCCACTATTCGAAGTCGTCCTGGCAGCGCTGTCTCAACGGCCGTCAGATACCGCCGCGTTCAGCCCTGCGGTCGCTGGCCGCGGCGGCCGAGGCGGATCCGGCGCGGCTGCTCGGCCTGCGCGAGGCCGTGCTGCGGTCGGGCCGGCTCCCGCCCGCACCGCCTCAGCTGCGGCGGCCGGCCGGGCAACGCCCGCACCCGCTCGCGGACCGGCCGCCCGTGGACCGGCCGCCCGTGGACCGGCCGCCCGTGGACCGGTCACCCGTGGACCGGTCACCCGTGGACCGGTCACCCGTGGACCGGTCACCCGTGGACCGGCCAACCCAGGGCCGGCTGCCCGAGGACGTCGTGCCGGTCCTGTCGCCGTCACCCGAGGGCGTCCTGACACGGCGGCGGGAGCAGCGGGACGGGGAGGAATTCCCCGCGCCCGCCGCTCCCGTGGCCTCACACGCGGCGACCGTGCGCCGCTGGCGGCTGGTCGCCGCCGGCCTGCTGGTGCTGCTGGTCGCCGTCACCGCCGTGTCGGCGGTGCTCCTGAGCCGTCAGGACACCGGGTGCGCGACGGTGACGACGCGGCCGTGA
- a CDS encoding peptidoglycan-binding domain-containing protein, whose protein sequence is MRKHIRTAVAATVLAAGAALGGITAAGTALASDDTGYIDGTGGTTDDWRDEGALKQGDEGNAVALWQTVLVADGAKWTDKKNTKHDFTENDIDGDFDSKTKSATKDWQAQNGLSQTGKADPKSFSVADNNLGKVGRKGYVTYDGDSDYNARFKRLPLAGVAQQVYYVYVDGAWVEASY, encoded by the coding sequence ATGCGCAAGCACATCCGCACGGCAGTGGCGGCGACGGTACTGGCCGCGGGCGCGGCGCTCGGAGGGATCACCGCGGCGGGCACGGCCCTCGCGTCCGACGACACCGGTTACATCGACGGCACCGGCGGCACCACCGACGACTGGCGCGACGAGGGCGCCCTGAAGCAGGGCGACGAGGGCAACGCGGTCGCCCTGTGGCAGACCGTCCTGGTGGCCGACGGCGCCAAGTGGACGGACAAGAAGAACACCAAGCACGACTTCACCGAGAACGACATCGACGGCGACTTCGACAGCAAGACGAAGTCGGCGACGAAGGACTGGCAGGCTCAGAACGGTCTCAGCCAGACCGGCAAGGCCGACCCCAAGTCGTTCTCGGTCGCGGACAACAACCTCGGCAAGGTGGGCAGGAAGGGGTACGTCACCTACGACGGCGACTCGGACTACAACGCACGCTTCAAGCGTCTGCCCCTCGCCGGAGTCGCCCAGCAGGTCTACTACGTCTACGTCGACGGCGCGTGGGTGGAGGCGAGCTACTGA
- a CDS encoding helix-turn-helix domain-containing protein translates to MGAWQPLPDDLPPEVRHFVEQLRLLKDRTGLSLAALGAQTAYSKSSWQRYLNATQPPPRQAVAALCRVAGLAGDEAERFGVRWELAVHAWPRQPTPAPAPAGGPAPGEYEDEPTVPWWDRPAEEPEPRPAGRRLLYVALLALLVLLVVALVGAVTLG, encoded by the coding sequence ATGGGCGCCTGGCAGCCGCTGCCGGACGATCTGCCGCCGGAGGTACGGCATTTCGTGGAGCAGCTGCGGCTTCTGAAGGACCGCACCGGGCTCAGCCTCGCCGCGCTCGGCGCGCAGACCGCGTACAGCAAGTCCTCCTGGCAGCGCTACCTCAACGCCACCCAGCCGCCGCCCCGTCAGGCGGTCGCCGCGCTGTGCCGGGTCGCGGGGCTCGCGGGCGACGAGGCCGAACGCTTCGGTGTGCGCTGGGAGCTGGCCGTGCACGCCTGGCCCCGGCAGCCGACCCCGGCACCCGCCCCGGCGGGCGGTCCGGCGCCCGGGGAGTACGAGGACGAACCGACGGTCCCGTGGTGGGACCGGCCGGCCGAGGAGCCCGAACCGCGGCCCGCCGGGCGCCGCCTCCTGTATGTCGCGCTCCTCGCCCTGCTGGTGCTGCTCGTCGTCGCCCTCGTCGGCGCCGTCACCCTTGGGTGA
- a CDS encoding DUF2690 domain-containing protein, with product MPRWRALPDELDPQVKEFAGQLRRLVDRSGLSVSAVADRTGYSKTSWERYLNGRLLAPKGAIVALAEVTGTEPVHLTTMWELAERAWSRSELRHDMTMEAIRISQARAALGESGAAAPETKGRGGKGARSATAAAGIAGPAGVAPTVPTQPTAAESRDAGGDVRASRGGPQEGNSWGLAGYQGPSRSDGRSAVAAKAPTASPNGSARTPGADGSYGPATAGGPPRGDGPDAGGEPDRGRRKRRLTMFLAGVVGALVVIAAAFYLTGGDNKKPGSAPKPSPTSVSPNPDLPVGVKCSGAGCTGKDPENMGCGGTLARTSTSVTVGATLVEVRYSTTCGAAWARITRAAQGDTVEVSAGTSARQTGSVTAAGDTDAYTPMVAVKDAAEAKACVTLASGQKGCTK from the coding sequence ATGCCTCGTTGGAGGGCCTTGCCCGATGAACTCGATCCGCAGGTCAAGGAGTTCGCGGGACAGCTGCGGCGGCTCGTGGACCGCAGCGGGCTGAGCGTCTCCGCGGTGGCCGACCGCACGGGCTACAGCAAGACGTCCTGGGAGCGTTACCTCAACGGCCGGCTGCTCGCGCCGAAGGGCGCCATCGTCGCCCTGGCCGAGGTGACCGGCACCGAACCTGTCCATCTGACCACGATGTGGGAGCTGGCCGAGCGCGCCTGGAGCCGTTCGGAGCTGCGCCACGACATGACCATGGAGGCCATCCGGATCTCCCAGGCGCGCGCCGCGCTGGGGGAGTCCGGGGCGGCCGCCCCCGAGACCAAGGGACGTGGCGGCAAGGGGGCCCGCAGCGCCACCGCGGCGGCGGGGATCGCGGGACCGGCCGGGGTGGCCCCGACCGTACCGACGCAGCCGACGGCCGCGGAGAGCCGCGACGCGGGGGGCGACGTACGGGCGTCGCGGGGCGGTCCCCAGGAGGGCAACTCCTGGGGACTGGCCGGGTATCAAGGGCCGTCGCGGTCGGACGGACGGTCCGCTGTCGCGGCCAAGGCCCCGACAGCATCGCCCAACGGATCCGCCCGGACGCCGGGTGCGGACGGGTCGTACGGACCGGCGACGGCCGGCGGCCCGCCGCGCGGCGACGGTCCGGACGCCGGCGGCGAGCCCGACCGGGGGCGCCGCAAGCGGCGCCTGACGATGTTCCTCGCGGGCGTGGTCGGGGCGCTGGTGGTGATCGCGGCGGCCTTCTACCTCACCGGCGGCGACAACAAGAAGCCCGGCAGCGCACCCAAGCCGTCCCCGACGTCCGTGAGCCCGAACCCCGACCTGCCGGTGGGCGTCAAGTGCAGTGGGGCGGGCTGCACCGGCAAGGACCCGGAGAACATGGGCTGCGGCGGCACACTGGCGAGGACCAGCACCAGCGTCACCGTCGGCGCGACCCTCGTCGAGGTGCGCTACAGCACGACCTGCGGCGCCGCGTGGGCCCGTATCACCCGGGCGGCGCAGGGCGACACGGTCGAGGTGTCCGCGGGCACGTCTGCCCGGCAGACCGGTTCGGTCACGGCGGCCGGGGACACGGACGCGTACACCCCGATGGTGGCGGTGAAGGACGCGGCCGAGGCGAAGGCCTGTGTGACGCTGGCGTCCGGGCAGAAGGGGTGCACGAAGTAG
- a CDS encoding malate dehydrogenase, with amino-acid sequence MTRTPVNVTVTGAAGQIGYALLFRIASGQLLGADVPVKLRLLEITPALKAAEGTAMELDDCAFPLLQGIEISDDPNVAFDGANVALLVGARPRTKGMERGDLLEANGGIFKPQGKAINDHAADDIKVLVVGNPANTNALIAQAAAPDVPAERFTAMTRLDHNRALTQLAKKTGTTVADIKRLTIWGNHSATQYPDIFHATVAGKNAAEVVSDEKWLAEDFIPTVAKRGAAIIEARGASSAASAANAAIDHVHTWVNGTAEGDWTSMGIPSDGSYGVPEGLISSFPVTTKDGKYEIVQGLDINEFSRARIDASVKELEEEREAVRALGLI; translated from the coding sequence ATGACCCGCACTCCCGTGAACGTCACCGTCACCGGCGCGGCCGGCCAGATCGGTTACGCACTGCTCTTCCGCATCGCCTCCGGCCAGCTGCTCGGCGCGGACGTGCCGGTCAAGCTGCGCCTCCTGGAGATCACCCCGGCGCTGAAGGCGGCCGAGGGCACGGCCATGGAGCTGGACGACTGCGCGTTCCCGCTCCTCCAGGGCATCGAGATCTCGGACGACCCGAACGTGGCGTTCGACGGCGCCAACGTCGCCCTCCTCGTGGGCGCCCGCCCGCGCACCAAGGGCATGGAGCGCGGTGACCTCCTGGAGGCCAACGGCGGCATCTTCAAGCCGCAGGGCAAGGCCATCAACGACCACGCCGCGGACGACATCAAGGTCCTGGTCGTCGGCAACCCGGCCAACACCAACGCCCTGATCGCCCAGGCCGCCGCGCCGGACGTACCGGCCGAGCGCTTCACCGCGATGACCCGCCTGGACCACAACCGCGCGCTGACCCAGCTCGCGAAGAAGACGGGCACCACGGTCGCCGACATCAAGCGCCTGACCATCTGGGGCAACCACTCCGCCACCCAGTACCCGGACATCTTCCACGCCACCGTCGCCGGCAAGAACGCCGCCGAGGTCGTCAGCGACGAGAAGTGGCTGGCCGAGGACTTCATCCCGACCGTCGCCAAGCGCGGCGCCGCGATCATCGAGGCCCGCGGCGCGTCCTCCGCGGCCTCGGCCGCCAACGCCGCGATCGACCACGTCCACACCTGGGTGAACGGCACCGCCGAGGGCGACTGGACCTCCATGGGCATCCCGTCGGACGGCTCCTACGGCGTCCCGGAGGGCCTCATCTCCTCCTTCCCGGTCACCACCAAGGACGGCAAGTACGAGATCGTCCAGGGCCTGGACATCAACGAGTTCTCCCGCGCCCGCATCGACGCGTCGGTCAAGGAGCTGGAGGAGGAGCGCGAGGCGGTTCGCGCGCTCGGCCTCATCTGA
- a CDS encoding isocitrate lyase/PEP mutase family protein — protein sequence MSEVDTFRALHHHRLPGDPLVLPGPWDAVSARVLVDTGFPALATPSAGIAAALGHEDGATPADEMFAAVTRIARAVEVPVSADLEDGYGLAPRELVERLLETGAVGCNLEDSQGGVLKDPREHADWLTEVRDAAGDRLFLNARVDTFVRGVSDPEQAIARAALYIAAGADCVYPIGAPADVLPLLRVGIQGPINVFARPGEGPSPTELGELGATRVTFGPGLQRAAMAALAGLAPRP from the coding sequence GTGAGCGAAGTCGACACGTTCCGTGCACTGCACCACCACCGCCTGCCGGGCGATCCTCTGGTCCTGCCAGGCCCCTGGGACGCCGTGAGCGCCCGGGTCCTCGTGGACACCGGGTTCCCGGCGCTCGCGACGCCCAGCGCCGGGATCGCCGCCGCGCTCGGACACGAGGACGGGGCGACTCCCGCCGACGAGATGTTCGCGGCGGTCACGCGGATCGCACGGGCCGTCGAGGTGCCGGTGTCGGCCGACCTCGAGGACGGATACGGGCTCGCGCCGAGGGAACTGGTGGAGCGGCTGCTGGAGACGGGGGCGGTGGGCTGCAACCTCGAGGACTCGCAGGGAGGTGTCCTCAAGGACCCCCGGGAGCACGCCGACTGGCTCACCGAGGTGCGGGACGCGGCCGGCGACCGGCTGTTCCTCAACGCGCGCGTCGACACGTTCGTCCGCGGCGTCAGCGACCCCGAACAGGCCATCGCGCGGGCGGCGCTGTACATCGCCGCAGGCGCCGACTGCGTGTATCCGATCGGCGCCCCGGCCGACGTACTGCCGCTGCTGCGGGTGGGGATCCAGGGGCCGATCAACGTGTTCGCCAGGCCCGGCGAGGGCCCTTCGCCCACCGAACTCGGTGAACTCGGCGCCACCCGCGTCACGTTCGGACCGGGGCTGCAACGCGCGGCGATGGCGGCACTGGCCGGGCTCGCCCCGCGGCCATAA
- a CDS encoding carboxymuconolactone decarboxylase family protein: MTTNDTTTTTTEYAPEEPPRLQWAEHAPEVFKALVRVEAATRKGVDPKLYELVKIRASQLNHCAFCLDMHTKDALAAGESVERIIQLSAWEESRHFYTEKELAALALTEAVTVLTDGFVPDEVYEKAAKHFEEAELAHLIAAIALINTWNRFGVTTRMTPGHYQPGQYK, from the coding sequence ATGACGACGAACGACACCACCACGACAACCACCGAGTACGCCCCCGAGGAGCCGCCCCGGCTCCAGTGGGCCGAGCACGCCCCCGAGGTCTTCAAGGCGCTGGTCCGCGTCGAGGCGGCCACGCGGAAGGGCGTGGACCCCAAGCTGTACGAGCTGGTGAAGATCCGCGCCTCGCAGCTCAACCACTGCGCGTTCTGCCTCGACATGCACACCAAGGACGCGCTCGCGGCGGGTGAGAGCGTCGAGCGGATCATCCAGCTGAGCGCGTGGGAGGAGTCGAGGCACTTCTACACGGAGAAGGAGCTGGCGGCGCTGGCGCTGACGGAGGCGGTCACCGTCCTGACGGACGGTTTCGTGCCGGACGAGGTCTACGAGAAGGCCGCCAAGCACTTCGAGGAAGCCGAGCTGGCGCATCTGATCGCCGCGATCGCATTGATCAACACGTGGAACCGGTTCGGGGTGACCACCCGCATGACGCCGGGGCACTACCAGCCGGGGCAGTACAAGTGA